The genome window CGGGTGACAGGATAGCGCAGCTCGTGATAGCGCCCGTCTCCAGGGTCGAATGGGTAGAAGCGGAATCGCTCGAGGCCACGGAACGAGGCGAGGGAGGTTTCGGCAGCACCGGGAACGGTTGACAGCCGTCATATTTGGCTGTATAAGAAACAGGCAAGAATGTTACCTGCGATGATGGGGAGAGTAGGGGAGTGGAGTCCGGACAGAGACGGGGGCACGAGGCTGAGAGGCCCCCTGCGGATGCCTCCCTGAAGACCGCCCTTGAGCGGGCGCCGAAATACCGTCAGGACAAGGCGCCGGGGTTTCGCCCCTTACAGCGGGTTCAAGAGCCGCGCGGCTTTTGCGCGGAAGTGGAGTGGGACCGCGACATGCCCGTGTCGTCTCCATAGCGGAGACGACACGGGCATTTTTCTTTCAATAATGAGGAGGTAGGGAGTATGGTGCGGTTTGTCGGAAACAACGGAAAGTCCGTGGACGTTCCCTCCGGGACGAAGGCGGGCGATGTGCTGGACTCGCTGGGAGTGAGGAAGGGGGCGGTGGCGGCCATCACCGGAGACGGTTACGTGGACCTGTTCCGCCCGCTGGAGGAGGGCGGCGAGATAGAGCCGGTGCTCGCTGACTCCGAGGAGGGGCTGGATATACTGAGGCACTCGGCCGCTCACCTGATGGCCCAGGCGGTGGAGCAGCTCTACCCAGGGACCAGGTACGGAGTCGGCCCCTCCATCAAGGACGGGTTCTACTACGACATGGAGATACCGGGTGGCATCACCGAGGAGGACCTGCCGAGGATAGAGCGCGAGATGCGGCGCCTGGCCAAGCGATCCATCCCCGTCGAGAGGCTCGTCATGAGCAAAGAGGAGGCCGTCGACTGGTTCAGAAAGAAGGACGACCCCTACAAGATGGAGATAATCTCCGACCTAGAGGAGGATACGGTGACCCTGTATGCCCAGGGCGACTACGCCGACCTCTGCCGGGGGCCCCACGTCCCGAACACCTCCTACGTCAAGCACTTCAAACTGCTCTCGGTGGCGGGGGCCTACTGGCGCGGAGATGAGAAGAACATAATGCTCACGAGGGTGTACGGCACGGCGTTCGCGGACGAGGCATCGCTTGCGGCTCATCTGCACAGGATGGAGGAGGCGAAGAACCGCGACCACCGCAAGCTCGGCAAGGAGCTCGATCTATTCAGCATACAGCCGGAGGGGCCAGGTTTCCCCTTCTTCCACCCCAAGGGAATGGTCGTTCTGAACAGCCTGCTCGACTTCTGGAGGAGGGAACACGTAAAGAGAGGCTACTGCGAGATACGCACCCCGCTGATACTCGAGAGGTCTCTGTGGATCCAGTCGGGGCACTGGGACCACTACAAGGACAACATGTACTTCACGGAGATCGACGAGCGTCCTTTCGCGATCAAGCCCATGAACTGCCCGGGAGGGATGCTGATCTACAAGAGCCAGATTCGCAGCTACCGCGACCTTCCCCTGCGGATGGCGGAACTTGGCGTGGTCCACAGGCACGAGAGGAGCGGGGTGTTGCACGGCCTGATGAGGGTCCGCTGCTTCACCCAGGATGACGCCCACCTCTACTGCGCTCCGGAGCAGGTGAAGGACGAGATAAAGGGCATAATGGATCTGTGCGACTTCATATACAGGGAGGTCTTCGGGTTCAAGTACTCGGTGGAGCTCTCCACCAGGCCTGAGAGCTGCATGGGCACGGAGGAGCAGTGGAATATCGCCGAGACCGCGCTCAAAGAGGCGTTGGAGGAGACGGGGACAGAGTACAGGCTCAACCCGGGCGACGGTGCCTTCTACGGGCCCAAGATAGACTTCCAGCTCGAGGACTGCATAGGCAGGACATGGCAGTGCGGGACCATCCAGCTGGACTTCCAGATGCCCGAGAAGTTCGATCTCAACTACATAGGCCCCGACGGCAGGGAGCACAGGCCGGTCATGCTGCACAGGACGGTGCTCGGCAGCTTGGAGCGCTTCTTCGGCATCCTGATAGAGAACTTCGCGGGCGCCTTCCCCTACTGGATATCGCCGGTCCAGGCACGCGTGCTGCCTGTGTCGGCTGAGTACACCGAGTATGCAGGCGAGGTGGCGGAAACGCTCAGGTCGTGGGGAGTGCGCACGGAGACCGACGAGCGAGACGAGAAGCTGGGCAAGAAGATCCGCGACGCCCAGACCCAAAAGATCCCGTACATGATCGTAATCGGTGAGAAGGAGAGGGAGTCCGGCTCGGTCGCCCCCAGGGAGAGGTCGAAGGGGGATCTGGGCTCGATGTCGCCGGAGCAGTTCAGGGAGGTCCTCAGGGGAGAGTTCGACCCTATGAGGTAGTAGCTGAAAAACCCGGTAAAGCCCTGCCGGACTCGTGTCAGGCCGACATAGCGGAGGAGTTGCTTCTTTTGCTCGAAAGCCCTACAATCCTTGAGAACTATTTCCAGTTCCCATCATGCGGGGAGGTAACTCAATGAGCATAGAATCCAAGTTCGCGTCCTACGAGGGGTTTACATTCGACGACGTCCTGCTCGAGCCGGCGTTCAGCGACGTGCTGCCCTCGGACGTCTCCATAAGGACAAGGCTGGCCGAGGCGATTCCGCTGAACATCCCTCTGTGCAGCTCCGCAATGGACACGGTGACGGAGGGGCGACTCGCCATAGCCATGGCCCGCGAGGGAGGCATAGGCATAATCCATCGCAATATGCCGATCGACAGGCAGGCCAGGGAGGTGGACATCGTCAAGCGCTCCGAGTCCGGGGTGATAGTGGACCCCTTCTTTCTGAATCCGGAGGACATGGTGAGGGAGGCAGTCTCCCTGATGGATCACTACCATATCTCCGGGGTACCGATAGTAGACGAAAGGAAGCGACTGGTTGGGATAATCACGAACAGGGACCTGAGGTTCATCCAGGACTTTGATCAGCCGATCAGCCGGGTGATGACGAAGGAGAACCTCGTGACGGCGGCCGAGGGCACGACGCTCGAGGGCGCAAAGTCCATCCTGATGAAGTACAAGATAGAGAAGCTCCCCATAGTGGACGGCGATGGCATACTCAAAGGACTTATAACCATAAAGGACATACAGAAGGTCAAGGACTTTCCCGATGCGGCGAAGGACTCCGGGGGACGCCTCCGGGTGGGTGCCGCGGTCGGGGTCGGCGCCGATCTCTTCGAACGGGCGGCGGCCCTTGTCGGGAGCGGTGTTGACGTGCTCGTCGCGGACACCGCCCACGGACATTCCAAGAAGGTTCTGGACTCGATCGGAACCCTCCGGTCCGAGTACCCGGACATGACCATCGTGGGTGGGAACATAGCCACCGCCGAGGCAGCGGACGCGCTCGTCGACGCGGGAGCGGACGCCGTCAAGGTGGGGGTCGGCCCGGGAAGCATATGCACCACTCGGATCATCGCAGGCATTGGAGTCCCCCAGCTGGGGGCGATCTACAACGTCGCCAAGGCCGCTCACGCCCGGGGAAAGGCTGTCATCGCCGACGGCGGCATTCGGTACTCCGGGGACATAGTCAAGGCACTGGCCGCCGGCGCCGACTCGGTGATGATAGGCTCGCTCTTCGCGGGCACCGAGGAGAGCCCGGGAGAGCCGGTCATCTACAGGGGCCGCTCCTACAAGAGCTACCGTGGAATGGGCTCGCTCGGGGCGATGAAGGACGGGTGCAGCCAGGACAGGTACTTCCAGGAGGGGGCGGCGGGAGACAAGCTGGTGCCGGAGGGGATAGAGGGGCTGGCCGCTCACAAGGGGCCGATATCGGGCGTCATTTTTCAACTGACGGGCGGGCTGCGCTCCGGGATGGGGTACGTCGGTGCCAGGGATATCCTGGAACTGCAGCGGAAGGCGCGCTTCGTAAAGGTGACCCCGGCATCGGTCAAGGAGAGCCATCCCCACGACGTCGTCGTCACGAAGGAGGCCCCCAACTACTGGTTAGAGTAAATTTATTCCGGACTCTGCTTGAGCATAGCCCAAGAGTCTGATATTATACCGAAATGATTTACGGCACTGGTTTTTCGTGCGCCGGAAGTCCAAAAAAAGAGGAAGGTGGATGAGGAATGAGAAAGAAGAGTATCGTTGTTCTTTGTGCGTTGTTGCTTGCATCCGCATTTGCGGGGGCCGCCTTTGCCTCCACACAGTTCATCACTATCGTGACCGGCTCCACGGGCGGCACCTACTACCCGATTGGGACCATCCTGGCCAATCACTTCAATGCGGAGCTGATGGACAAGGGATACAAGTTCTCGGCTCAGAGCTCCGGCGGCACGGTGGAGAACCTCGACATGATGCTGCGCGGAGAGGCAGAGATGGCCATCGCGATGGCCAATCTCACGGGCTTTGCCTACACGGGAACGGTGCAGTACGAGGGCAAGGAGAAGAATGAAAACCTTCGCTACATAATGGGGCTCTGGCCGGATGTGACCCAGTTCATAGTCAGCGGCGCCTCCGGGATAGAGAGCTGGGCCGACCTCAGGGGCAAGAAGATCGCGGTGGGACCAGCGGCCTCCGGCACGGAGTTCAGCAGCAGGGTGTTGCTCAAATCCCTTGCGGGGCTCGACTTTGACGATATAAAGCCCGAGTACGTCGGCTACAGCGAGGCCGCCCAGGCCCTCCAGAACGGTCAGCTCGACGGCTTCAACGCCGAGGCCGGCTTTCCCGTGGGGGCCGTCGCGGAGCTCTACGCCGGCCGCCAGAAGATCAACATGATGGAGTTCTCCTCCGAGGACCTGGAGAAGCTCAAGGTGGACGCCCCCTTCTACGCCGGAGTGGTCATCCCTGCGGGAATCTACCCCGGCCAGGACGAGGACCTTCGGGTGGCCGGGATCAAGTCCGCGCTGATAGTGAACGAGGACGTGCCGGAGGACCTGGTCTACGAGATGCTGAGGATCATCTACTCCAAGAAGGACGAGTTGCTCAACGAGCATGCGGGCTTCAAAATGGTGGACTTCGACAACCCAGTCGACGGACTCTTCGCCGCGCCCCTTCATCCAGGCGCTGTGAAGTTCTTCACCGAGATTGGGATGGCGATCCCCGAGGACCGTCTCCCCTAATTCACATAGCACATTACCGCAGCACAACGAGGGCGGCGTGGGGCATCCCCATGCCGCTCATTGTTCAGGAGGGTCTTATTAATGCTGATGAAAAGCTTTTTATCTCTTTTTACTCCGGGCGACTCCATACCCGCCAGGAAGCTTACGGGATCAACCGGCATGGCCGCCCTGGTTCTGACCGTGTCCACCTCATTGGTGCACTGCTGGATGAACAGCATAGGGCTTCTGATAGCTGTGAAGATGAACTCTATTCACCTCGGCACCCTCATGGCCATCGTCTTCCTGTTCTACCCCGCCACGCGGAACTCGCCGAGGGATCGTCCCTCCCTGCCCGACTGGATCCTTGTCCTCGCGTCGCTCGGGAGTATGGCCTGGCTTCTCCTCACCTACGACAGGCTCCTTTACGCCAACCTGCAGACAACCATTCCCGACCTCGCCGTAGCCGTGCTCACGATGGCGCTCCTAGTGGAGGCGAGCCGCAGATCTGTCGGTCTGCCCTTGACAATACTGAGCGTCCTTTTCCTGGCGTACACACGTATAGGCCCGATGCTGCCCGGCCTCTTCGCGCACCGGGGATTCAACTGGGAGCGCATCATAGTAAGAATGGCTCTGACGGACCAGGGGATCTATGGAGTAACCCTCATGGTTTCATCAAGCTACGTCTTCATGTTCATCCTCTTCGGGGCCTTTCTGTCCGCGTCGAGGACGAGCGACTTCTTCAATGACTTCTCCCTGGCCCTTGCGGGAAAGTACCGAGGAGGTCCGGCCAAGGTGGCTGTCGTTGCATCGGCGCTCATGGGAAGTATCTCGGGCAGCGCCCAGGCCAACGTTGCGACCACCGGGGCTTTCACAATACCCTTGATGAAGCGTGTCGGCTATCTCCCCTATTTTGCAGGCGCCGTCGAAGCCGCGGCGAGCACCGGCGGCATACTGATGCCCCCCATAATGGGCGCCGCCGCCTTCGTCATGAGCTCGTTCCTGGGGATTCCCTACGGCAAGATCATGCTCGCGGGCATCACCCCGGCACTCCTGTACTACGTAGCGATAATGTTCATGGTCGACCTGAGAGCCAAGAAACGAGGGCTGACAGGGCTGTCGGATTCAGAGATCCCTTCGCTGAAGGCCACCATGCTCGACAAGGGACACATGACAGTGCCGCTGGTGGTCATCATCTATTACCTGGTCGCAGGCTACACGCCCCTCTTCTCCGCCTTCTTGGGCCTGTTCGCAATAATCCTGGTCTCATCACTGAAAAAATCCACCCGCATGAGCATCAAGGACATGGTCCTAGCCCTTGACGAGGGCGCCAGGAGCGCCGCTCCGGTCGGCATCTCCTGCGCAATAGTCGGGTTTATCGTCGGGGCTGTGGGAATGACCGGGCTTGGGCAGGTGATCGCTATGAACATCGTTATGTTTGCAGGAGGCAAACTCTGGGCGGCGCTGATACTATGCATGATCGCAGCTCTGGTCCTGGGGATGGGACTGCCGGCCACTCCCTGCTACATAATCACCGCGACCATCGCGGCTCCCGCGCTGCAACAGATGGGAGTCCCCGCCCTTGCCGCTCACTTCTTCGCCTTCTACTACGGCTCCATGTCCGCGGTCGTTCCCCCCGTGGCCCTGACCAGCTACACGGCAGCGGGCCTTGCGGGGGCCAGACCGTTCAAAGTCGCGATAGCTGCGCTGGGGTTGGCCCTTTCAGGGCTGCTGCTCCCCTTCCTGTTCGTCTATAACCCGGACCTCCTGTTCGTAGATTTCGAACTTGCGAAGTACCTCGTGAACCTCTCCACGTCGATAACGGGCCTGTTCGCCCTGTCGTGCGGCCTCATAGGGATGTTAAGACGAGACATGCCAGTCTGGGAACGAGTGCTTTTTGTCGCATCGGGGATCATGATGGTGAATCCGTTGATGGTCCTCAGAATAGCCAGCTTTGTCTTCCTCGGCGTGCTGCTGGCGTTTCACTTTTTGTTTGGGAACGACGGAGGGCTTGAGGAGAGACCGGCGTGATTCAAGCGGAAAAACATTTGCGACATACTGCTTCTCATGATATAATTCTGCCGTCAATTGAATACGAGTAAGAAGAGGGGCCACCCTCTCACCTGGCGAAGTGCCCATTCGCATGGTTTGCAGAGAGAGTCGCGCTTATGCGGGCCGGTGGTTTGCCATCGGCCCCTGATTTTTTCATGGAGGTGAAAGGCTATAGTAGTAAGAAAGGGCGAAGGAGATCCCCGAGTCAACCGGGGAATTACAGCCAAGGAAGTCCTGATAATCGATGAGAACGGGGTTAAGCTTGGAGTCCTCCCGACATCGGAGGGCATCGCGATGGCCGAGGAGAAGATGCTCGACCTCGTCGAGGTGGCGCCTCAGGCCAATCCGCCTGTTTGCAGAATTCTCGATTACGGAA of Synergistaceae bacterium contains these proteins:
- the guaB gene encoding IMP dehydrogenase; the protein is MSIESKFASYEGFTFDDVLLEPAFSDVLPSDVSIRTRLAEAIPLNIPLCSSAMDTVTEGRLAIAMAREGGIGIIHRNMPIDRQAREVDIVKRSESGVIVDPFFLNPEDMVREAVSLMDHYHISGVPIVDERKRLVGIITNRDLRFIQDFDQPISRVMTKENLVTAAEGTTLEGAKSILMKYKIEKLPIVDGDGILKGLITIKDIQKVKDFPDAAKDSGGRLRVGAAVGVGADLFERAAALVGSGVDVLVADTAHGHSKKVLDSIGTLRSEYPDMTIVGGNIATAEAADALVDAGADAVKVGVGPGSICTTRIIAGIGVPQLGAIYNVAKAAHARGKAVIADGGIRYSGDIVKALAAGADSVMIGSLFAGTEESPGEPVIYRGRSYKSYRGMGSLGAMKDGCSQDRYFQEGAAGDKLVPEGIEGLAAHKGPISGVIFQLTGGLRSGMGYVGARDILELQRKARFVKVTPASVKESHPHDVVVTKEAPNYWLE
- a CDS encoding TRAP transporter permease; translated protein: MKSFLSLFTPGDSIPARKLTGSTGMAALVLTVSTSLVHCWMNSIGLLIAVKMNSIHLGTLMAIVFLFYPATRNSPRDRPSLPDWILVLASLGSMAWLLLTYDRLLYANLQTTIPDLAVAVLTMALLVEASRRSVGLPLTILSVLFLAYTRIGPMLPGLFAHRGFNWERIIVRMALTDQGIYGVTLMVSSSYVFMFILFGAFLSASRTSDFFNDFSLALAGKYRGGPAKVAVVASALMGSISGSAQANVATTGAFTIPLMKRVGYLPYFAGAVEAAASTGGILMPPIMGAAAFVMSSFLGIPYGKIMLAGITPALLYYVAIMFMVDLRAKKRGLTGLSDSEIPSLKATMLDKGHMTVPLVVIIYYLVAGYTPLFSAFLGLFAIILVSSLKKSTRMSIKDMVLALDEGARSAAPVGISCAIVGFIVGAVGMTGLGQVIAMNIVMFAGGKLWAALILCMIAALVLGMGLPATPCYIITATIAAPALQQMGVPALAAHFFAFYYGSMSAVVPPVALTSYTAAGLAGARPFKVAIAALGLALSGLLLPFLFVYNPDLLFVDFELAKYLVNLSTSITGLFALSCGLIGMLRRDMPVWERVLFVASGIMMVNPLMVLRIASFVFLGVLLAFHFLFGNDGGLEERPA
- the thrS gene encoding threonine--tRNA ligase, yielding MVRFVGNNGKSVDVPSGTKAGDVLDSLGVRKGAVAAITGDGYVDLFRPLEEGGEIEPVLADSEEGLDILRHSAAHLMAQAVEQLYPGTRYGVGPSIKDGFYYDMEIPGGITEEDLPRIEREMRRLAKRSIPVERLVMSKEEAVDWFRKKDDPYKMEIISDLEEDTVTLYAQGDYADLCRGPHVPNTSYVKHFKLLSVAGAYWRGDEKNIMLTRVYGTAFADEASLAAHLHRMEEAKNRDHRKLGKELDLFSIQPEGPGFPFFHPKGMVVLNSLLDFWRREHVKRGYCEIRTPLILERSLWIQSGHWDHYKDNMYFTEIDERPFAIKPMNCPGGMLIYKSQIRSYRDLPLRMAELGVVHRHERSGVLHGLMRVRCFTQDDAHLYCAPEQVKDEIKGIMDLCDFIYREVFGFKYSVELSTRPESCMGTEEQWNIAETALKEALEETGTEYRLNPGDGAFYGPKIDFQLEDCIGRTWQCGTIQLDFQMPEKFDLNYIGPDGREHRPVMLHRTVLGSLERFFGILIENFAGAFPYWISPVQARVLPVSAEYTEYAGEVAETLRSWGVRTETDERDEKLGKKIRDAQTQKIPYMIVIGEKERESGSVAPRERSKGDLGSMSPEQFREVLRGEFDPMR
- a CDS encoding TAXI family TRAP transporter solute-binding subunit, producing MRKKSIVVLCALLLASAFAGAAFASTQFITIVTGSTGGTYYPIGTILANHFNAELMDKGYKFSAQSSGGTVENLDMMLRGEAEMAIAMANLTGFAYTGTVQYEGKEKNENLRYIMGLWPDVTQFIVSGASGIESWADLRGKKIAVGPAASGTEFSSRVLLKSLAGLDFDDIKPEYVGYSEAAQALQNGQLDGFNAEAGFPVGAVAELYAGRQKINMMEFSSEDLEKLKVDAPFYAGVVIPAGIYPGQDEDLRVAGIKSALIVNEDVPEDLVYEMLRIIYSKKDELLNEHAGFKMVDFDNPVDGLFAAPLHPGAVKFFTEIGMAIPEDRLP